The following proteins are encoded in a genomic region of Phragmites australis chromosome 9, lpPhrAust1.1, whole genome shotgun sequence:
- the LOC133929658 gene encoding metallothionein-like protein 2C — protein MSCCGGNCGCGNGCGGCKMFPDVEATATTTTTTMVIAAAAQKGSSGGFEATAENGGCDCTTCKCGTSCGCSCCSCN, from the exons ATGTCTTGCTGCGGCGGCAACTGCGGGTGCGGCAACGGGTGCGGCGG atgcaaGATGTTCCCTGATGTGGAGGCcactgccaccaccaccaccaccaccatggtcATTGCTGCTGCCGCCCAGAAGGG GAGTTCTGGCGGGTTCGAGGCCACGGCCGAGAACGGCGGCTGCGACTGCACCACCTGCAAGTGCGGCACCAGCTGCGGCTGCTCCTGCTGCAGCTGCAACTGA